Sequence from the Cucurbita pepo subsp. pepo cultivar mu-cu-16 chromosome LG02, ASM280686v2, whole genome shotgun sequence genome:
CTCCATCGTAGACCAAGTTGTTCTCTACGGTTGATTTCGAGGCATCGTTAGAACTCTGGAATTCAATTTCCACAACATCTGGTTGATTCTTGTTGTCCTGTTTCAACTCCAAtggttcttcaattttttttggctCTACAAAATCTCCATGATTCCTATGAGATTCACTTTGTACAGCATTTACTTGATTATCTGAAGTATCAGAACATATTATGTCATTGGCAACAAGAGGCACCCCTCCATTTGTGGCTGGGTCGTCCACCGCAGGCAATTTCAGGGCATCTTTGGAACTCTGGAATTCAGTTCCCACGACATTTGATTGGTTCTTATTGTCTTGTATCAACTCCAATTGTTCTTCAATATTTCCTGGCTCTACAAGATCTCCATTGTCTGTAATTTGATCTGTGCTTTTACTCTCTTCTTCTAAATGTTCATGAGCCTTGCCAAGATCTCTAGTGCTGGTAATTTGATCCATGTGTTTACTACCTTCTTCTGAATGTTCATGAGTTCTGCCAGGATCTCCATTGCCAGTACTTTGATCCATGTTTTTACTTCCTTCTTCTGAACGTTCATGGTCCCTTCTAAGATCTCCATTGCCAGTAATTTGATCCATGTTTTTACTTCCTTCTTCTGAACGTTCATGGTTCCTGCTAAGATCTCCATTGCCAGTAATTTGATCCACGTTTTTACTTCCTTCTTCTGAATGTTCATGAGCCCTGCCAAGATCTCCATTGCCAGTAATTTGATCcacatttttatttccttcttcAGATTGTTCATGGTCCAAGTCGGATCGACGTCCAGAAGAATCTTCATGNtattttcttcttcagatTGTTCATGGTCCAAGTCGGATCGACGTCCAGAAGAATCTTCATGACCACCATGAGAGTATTCACCCAATTTTAGATCAGTCTCTTCCAATGAACTTGTTATCTTTCCATCATCCTCTTGTTTCATCAATATCTCCAACCCACCATCAACATTTTCTCTGGTTTTCACTGTGTTTTCCATGTTCGCTAGAGCTTCTGGATCTTTTTGATCAATAACGTGATTTGTGGCATTTTCATCATCTGTGGGAATAGACAACTCCTGAAACAGAGTGAATCAGCTGTATGTTTTAATCATGGAAGGAGACCATATGTAAAGTAAATTTTACgttcaatttcttttattttatgattttataaaatttaaaaatgttattaaacAATCTTCAACGTGATTTTCTACTAACATTTCTCATTTCTAACTTATATAACTAACTAAAACATCCAGATATGTTTACAATGCATTTGCATGAGTATAGAGTCACAAAATATATTGATGATCAGAAAtagaatacaatttttttctactttcattttttatatttcggttattttctttttcatttagtaATATTTATAATGTTACTTGAAAGAAAACTACTTctgagttcttttttttttttttttcttaaacttccaagaacaaaataacATTGTTCTcctgttaaaataaaaaacagaaGGGTTTTATTTAAGAGAACCCTTAATACAAGTACGTATCAGttataattcaaacaattttgaTGAAAGCACCCTCAAATGCTGAAATACCTTGTTCATTTTGGTTACTTTGTTGGGTATGTCAAATTCATGTTTAGCGCACctcaaatcaataaaaaagCTAGAGTACTGACCTCGGGCATTTGGGAGACAACTTGAGAAGGTTGATCCACCATCTCCTCGGCCATTGGACTTAAAATAGTTTTAGGGGGCAATGCTTCTGTGACATTCATTGCCTTTACTTCTTCCTCCTGTGAATCCAATACAATCTTGTTAGACCGCAACTCTAACAACGGACTCGTGTCATCTTGTTTACCTCCAAAACTTGCCTCCTTTTCAACCTCCCAGTCAGGGTTCAACGATTCTCCATCAGTATTGTTCCCATCAACAGTCGGAGGGGAGCCAATTTCAGAAACTTCCACTTGCAGGTCAGAAGCAATGGAGTAAGTTGGAGTTTGACATGGCACCTTATCTGGATAGGGTAAACGCTCCtccattttgttcttattaaatGTCGTGGGGCTAAAATCACGGAGAGTCTCctgtattaattttttctttggtaCTCTACAGCTCAATGATTTGTGCAGTGCGTTGCTCAATTTTGACTCGAAGTTTTTTGAAACTACTCTCACGTCATCACAGATCACCGCTCCGGGATTATCCGATGAAGATGAATGGCTTGATTGGCTACTAACGTCTTGCGTCATCTCCAGCTCCAGCTCCAGCTCCAGCTCCATTTCAAATTCACTCTGGGAATCTGGCGGAATCTCCTTCTCCTGATCGCTTTCGAGCTCCAATTCATTAACATCCCTGGCCTGTGGTAAATCTTCAGTTTGAATGCCTCTTGTTTCTACAGCAATAGGTTTCTTCTTTTCAGTTTGAGGGTCGCTTTTAAATAATAGCTGTTCGATTAGCCAGTCATGTTCACCTTTATCTGCAATCGAAACTAAAACAAAGACCATAGTTTTGAAGTCAGTTCAGTGGTACCTTCATCCTTTTCTTGTCAGATTGAATTTGAAAGGGAGGGGGATTTCAAAACTTATTTCATAATAGAAAGAAactatattgaaaaatattttaaaataatcatataGTTTCATacaattgaatttaaaatttcccaACATGCTATATTAGAACTTTTCATTTAGCATATTTCAATTAGTTAAGAAATGTATCAAAAAGATTATCAATTCAATCTCCAACTCCACATGTTGGTTGaactaaagaaaataaatctgaactttcaaaaataaatatttttgtattcacTAAATTATTTTGCATCTTATATCTCTTCAACATATGTGGTTTGAATATAAGTTGCATTAACACACttagataaagaaaaataaaggcaAGGCAAGATGATTCAAGAATTAGAatagatattttgaaattttatccaaatagacaaaatttgtgttggataatgaaagtcccacgtcggctaatttagggaatgatcatgggagCTTATgctctctccattggtttgaggccttttggggacatccaaagcaaaaccatgagagcttatgctcaaagtggacaatatcataccattgtggagagtcgtgttcgtctaacatgggaggccttttggggacatccaaagcaaaaccatgagagcttatgctcaaagtggacaatatcataccattgtggagagtcgtgttcgtctaacatggtatcagagccatgccctaaacttaaccatgtcaatagattgacaaatcctcaaatgtcgaacaaagtattgtaagcctcgaaggcatagtcaaaaagtgaccagagaagactccaaaagagtcgagcctcgattaaggggagacatacattgttcgaggagaggtgttggatgaaagtgtcccacatcagttaatttagggaatggtcatgggttataatcaaagaatatagTCTTctttggtatgaggccttttggggaagcccaaagcaaagccatgagagcttaggctcaaagtgacAATANAACAAAGTATTGTAagcctcgaaggcatagtcaaaaagtgaccagagaagactccaaaagagtcgagcctcgattaaggggagacatacattgttcgaggagaggtgTTGGATAAAAGTGTCCCACATcagttaatttagggaatggtcatgggttataatcaaagaatatagTCTTCTTTGGTATGAggcttttggggaagcccaaagcaaagccatgagagcttaggctcaaagtggacaacatcataccattttggagagtcgtgttcatctaacagtTTGAAGAACGAgatttaaccttaaaaaaccTTAAAACCAAATTGAAATGATGCACAACAAGCCACATGAACGAAATTATAATTGAACTTATACTTCTATTCCATTCAATGCTATAAATGATCGTAAAAAtcatttgttaatattttatctaaagaaaagaagaatagtTCCTAGTCAATTAGTCGTGAAAtcagaagatgaagaaaaaagcaaaaagtGAAAGAATTATCTTACTTGAAGGTCTTCTATATCTGTGGTGGTATCCCAGTCCCCCACTTTCTTCTGAGTAAGCGGGTCCAAGACAAAAGCTCTCGTGCCTGCAGAATGTAAATTCCTGTTGAAAGCTATCGGCCATAAGATTTGGTTTCTCCTCATGTGGATCATATGGAAGATCAAATGGATTTCTCATTGGCAACAAAACGGAAGGAGCAGAACCAGGCAATGGTATGCCTTCTATCTCTCTACCACCATCCGTCGAGTCAATAGGATCATTCCTTGTAGTGACAATTTTGGGAATATGACAAGGAGGAAAAATGTCGACTGTTAGaacaatttcttcatttttccgTTTGTACAACTTTCTGGCTCTTCTCTTAGCAATAAGACTCTCCAATCTTCTGTTCCTTTCAATCTCTGAAAGCCCAAGATCCATCAGATTCTTCTGATCATCTTCTGTCCACTCCACAGCTTTATTCCTATCCTCTTGcgcttcttcttcatcctcatCCTCTGGATCTTCTGAGCTTTCGTTTTTCGTCTCATCGCCACCACTATCAGATTTATTAGTCTGAGAGCTCGAGCGATCACAAGCTACGAGATCAGGCTTTACTGGTAACTCCAAGCCCAAAATTGGTTCCTTAGTGCTGGAAACTTCAATACTCTTATCAACTGATGTACTGGAAACTTCAATACCCTTATCAACTGATGTACTAAGAGCAGATGCATTATTTCCAGAATCAAGAGATTGTGTTTCTTTCACCtcaattaatgattttaagtAATCGAATTCAACCGACTGATCCGTTCCGACTACCGGAGATTTAGTTGGAGTATCTGTTCTGCACGTTTCACTCTTTTCTTTGAATCGTTGTCGCCGACTAGTTGCATTGCGTAAGTATGCGCTACGATTTCTATTAATTGTGGCCGTCGACTTTTTAGGGACCTCTGGTTTTTTATCTTCTACTTTCTCACCTCGAATTGTGGACCTTTTAGAAGTCCGAAAGGCAAGGATAACTCCAGTTAAGCCAAGAAATGGCAAACTGTAAAACAGAATACTAAGAACAGAAGGCAGAAAAATGTACAAAACGAAGAGAAACAACAATGTACCAGACATGTAAGGATGCTGCTGTACAAATCTATGACTAACCCTAACGGACAAATGAACAATTCTACAAACGCATAATTTGATATCTTCCATATCGATTCCCATCTCTCTTCAATACAACTAGATTTGACCTAGCTAATccaaaaaagtataaaataacAATCAGAATCAAGAATCAGATTAATCGatcagaaaaaaagaaaaaaaaaaaaaaaatcaggatTCCCTTTGACAACGGAGGTCAAAGACGACGCAGAAAAATGGACGTTAAAACTGATAATTGAAACAATCTTGtttgtaaaagaaaacttGCCATAAAATCACGAGCTGGAAGATTGATAGAAACACTTCACAATCGCAGCATGAACGTTCtccatttttagaaaatcttTGGATTGGCGATTAGCAGAGAAGAGAGATCCTCAATATCAGggcccttttcttttgaacgTTGAGAGACAAAATAGCAAACAGGTTAGCCGAAGGAAGGCGCGCATTTTGATAtcctgttttttctctttatccgcttttcttccattcataaaatatgggaaacttctttttcgttttcaattttataaattatcttaaaatttaaatttatcNNNNNNNNNNNNNNNNNNNNNNNNNNNNNNNNNNNNNNNNNNNNNNNNNNNNNNNNNNNNNNNNNNNNNNNNNNNNNNNNNNNNNNNNNNNNNNNNNNNNNNNNNNNNNNNNNNNNNNNNNNNNNNNNNNNNNNNNNNNNNNNNNNNNNNNNNNNNNNNNNNNNNNNNNNNNNNNNNNNNNNNNNNNNNNNNNNNNNNNNNNNNNNNNNNNNNNNNNNNNNNNNNNNNNNNNNNNNNNN
This genomic interval carries:
- the LOC111787728 gene encoding uncharacterized protein LOC111787728, coding for MGIDMEDIKLCVCRIVHLSVRVSHRFVQQHPYMSGTLLFLFVLYIFLPSVLSILFYSLPFLGLTGVILAFRTSKRSTIRGEKVEDKKPEVPKKSTATINRNRSAYLRNATSRRQRFKEKSETCRTDTPTKSPVVGTDQSVEFDYLKSLIEVKETQSLDSGNNASALSTSVDKGIEVSSTSVDKSIEVSSTKEPILGLELPVKPDLVACDRSSSQTNKSDSGGDETKNESSEDPEDEDEEEAQEDRNKAVEWTEDDQKNLMDLGLSEIERNRRLESLIAKRRARKLYKRKNEEIVLTVDIFPPCHIPKIVTTRNDPIDSTDGGREIEGIPLPGSAPSVLLPMRNPFDLPYDPHEEKPNLMADSFQQEFTFCRHESFCLGPAYSEESGGLGYHHRYRRPSISIADKGEHDWLIEQLLFKSDPQTEKKKPIAVETRGIQTEDLPQARDVNELELESDQEKEIPPDSQSEFEMELELELELEMTQDVSSQSSHSSSSDNPGAVICDDVRVVSKNFESKLSNALHKSLSCRVPKKKLIQETLRDFSPTTFNKNKMEERLPYPDKVPCQTPTYSIASDLQVEVSEIGSPPTVDGNNTDGESLNPDWEVEKEASFGGKQDDTSPLLELRSNKIVLDSQEEEVKAMNVTEALPPKTILSPMAEEMVDQPSQVVSQMPEELSIPTDDENATNHVIDQKDPEALANMENTVKTRENVDGGLEILMKQEDDGKITSSLEETDLKLGEYSHGGHEDSSGRRSDLDHEQSEEGNKNVDQITGNGDLGRAHEHSEEGSKNVDQITGNGDLSRNHERSEEGSKNMDQITGNGDLRRDHERSEEGSKNMDQSTGNGDPGRTHEHSEEGSKHMDQITSTRDLGKAHEHLEEESKSTDQITDNGDLVEPGNIEEQLELIQDNKNQSNVVGTEFQSSKDALKLPAVDDPATNGGVPLVANDIICSDTSDNQVNAVQSESHRNHGDFVEPKKIEEPLELKQDNKNQPDVVEIEFQSSNDASKSTVENNLVYDGGVPPDSIDIIRSDALQNQVNVVQSEFQKSNDAMKSTVEQDSVIERELLDTRAGLSSKSSIEEQAHMNKVSLSQDSIISPDNNKPADSIEVESELIKGLSEQNGGKSILEAKDDREKTDQSLSSLSSAPNDDLKTSEITTQEEVTVNPLTEITAKEVQVETELTPTASTNNNMEAAGDDELECESHRFNKPETDSVKEKDSENPLDLNGVGLQSPTGLAHENPLESSLSAGQGSQ